A DNA window from Arachis duranensis cultivar V14167 chromosome 3, aradu.V14167.gnm2.J7QH, whole genome shotgun sequence contains the following coding sequences:
- the LOC107476903 gene encoding BTB/POZ domain-containing protein At5g60050, with protein sequence MAAPASANRDRDRDRERQVSVSAMIKHGFIPDSPSTLSPSRTFSSSPPPPAPPPHTQTLFEMMSGTKHSDETRRRIQDRISKLLQHAPFHANPGDVRVTVVGKDGFRVTMDVDKSVLSQKSRFFADKLRGGSSQSQSHTVEISECESDDVEAYVEVVVFMYCEDNVMKKLIGQSVSKILTLLKVSAAIMFDIGVAACLDYLEAIPWTEDEQDEIMSQLGYLQLHRSASQLLLRLSSDPSTAPRMSADDIFASLLTGVLQAKDDKARREMKALLSKLLQEDPSCSHDRTKLDVSKDTLYHLCHNCINSLVLCLSDASSTAERLDRGALITEIAREADNIQWIVDILIAKKIGEEFVKIWADQKELAALHSRVPTVYRHEISRITAQLCIGIGRGHILVPKETRFSLLSTWLEALYDDFGWMRRASRAVDKKLVEDGLCQTILTLPLLQQQALLLKWFDRFLNKGDDCPNIQKAFEIWWRRAFIRKYSADTDHSKLQITLSDYQS encoded by the exons ATGGCGGCACCTGCATCTGCCAatagagacagagacagagacagagaaagaCAAGTCTCAGTCTCCGCCATGATCAAGCACGGCTTCATCCCCGACTCTCCGTCAACACTCTCACCTTCCAGAACCTTCTCATCTTCTCCTCCGCCGCCAGCGCCGCCTCCGCACACACAAACGCTCTTCGAAATGATGTCAGGTACCAAGCACTCCGACGAGACTCGCCGCAGAATTCAAGACAGAATCTCGAAGCTGCTCCAACACGCTCCCTTTCACGCTAACCCTGGTGACGTCAGGGTGACGGTGGTGGGGAAGGACGGGTTCAGAGTCACCATGGATGTGGACAAGAGTGTGCTCTCTCAGAAGAGCAGGTTCTTCGCCGACAAGCTTCGCGGCGGTTCATCGCAATCGCAGTCGCACACGGTGGAGATCAGCGAGTGCGAGAGTGATGACGTGGAGGCTTACGTGGAGGTTGTGGTGTTCATGTACTGCGAAGACAATGTGATGAAGAAGCTCATTGGTCAATCTGTTTCAAAAATCTTGACCTTGCTCAAG GTTTCAGCGGCTATCATGTTTGATATTGGGGTTGCGGCTTGTTTAGACTATTTGGAAGCAATTCCATGGACAGAAGACGAACAAGATGAAATCATGTCTCAGCTTGGTTATCTTCAGCTTCATCGCTCTGCATCTCAACTGCTTCTTAGACTATCGTCTGATCCATCTACTGCGCCAAGAATGAGTGCCGACGACATCTTTGCAAGCCTTCTGACTGGTGTTTTACAAGCAAAAGATGACAAAGCTCGTAGGGAAATGAAGGCTCTGCTATCAAAATTGCTTCAAGAGGATCCGTCTTGCTCTCATGATAGAACCAAACTCGATGTTTCTAAAGACACGCTTTATCATCTTTGCCACAATTGCATCAATTCTCTTGTCTTGTGCCTCTCTGACGCCAGCAGCACTGCCGAGAGGCTGGATCGAGGGGCTTTAATTACCGAAATAGCTCGGGAGGCTGACAATATTCAGTGGATTGTTGACATCTTGATTGCCAAGAAGATAGGCGAGGAATTCGTGAAGATATGGGCTGACCAGAAAGAACTCGCTGCACTTCATTCTAGAGTTCCGACTGTCTACCGGCACGAGATCAGCAGGATCACTGCACAACTGTGTATCGGCATTGGAAGGGGGCACATATTGGTGCCCAAGGAAACTCGATTTTCATTGTTATCAACATGGCTAGAAGCTCTGTATGATGACTTTGGATGGATGCGTCGAGCTTCTAGAGCGGTCGATAAGAAATTGGTTGAGGATGGACTGTGCCAAACAATACTTACACTCCCTTTGCTTCAACAGCAAGCTCTGTTGCTCAAATGGTTTGACAGGTTTCTTAACAAAGGAGATGATTGTCCAAATATTCAGAAGGCGTTTGAGATTTGGTGGAGAAGAGCTTTCATCAGAAAATATTCAGCAGATACTGATCATTCCAAGTTGCAAATAACTCTCTCTGATTACCAGAGCTGA